The Chloroflexota bacterium genomic sequence AGAGCGGCCGGATGTAGGCATCCGCGATGGTCGTGCTGGCCCGGTCGTACTCCCGCCAGATCGGCGCGACCTCGTGCGACAGCGAAATCGACAGCTCGGGGAACTCGCCGGCCAGGTACTCGCGGATCATGCGCTCGTGGTCGGGCTTGACGTACGAGAACAAGCAATTGACCGCCACCGCCACAGCCCCGTTGGTGCGTTCGTCCAGCCGCTCGCGCAGCATGTCGCCGAGACTGCCGAGGGCTTCCGGCGTCAACGGGTCCACGACGGCGCCCATGTAGTCGAGCCGCTCCGCCACGCCCAGGCAATCGCGCCGCGTGACCAAGGGCTCCGGTCGCTCCCAGTCGAGGTCGTAGTGGAATTTGCGATCGACCCGCTGCAGGAACGGCACGTCCTCGAATCCGGACGTCGTCACATAGAGCACCCGGGCGCCCTTGCGCTGCAGCAGCGCGTTCACGCCGACCGTCGTGCCAAGCACGAAATAGCTGACCGCGTCGGCGGGGATTCCGCTGTGCTCGATCGCGTCGAATATCGCGTCGCTGGGGGAGTCGGGCGTCGAAGGCCGCTTGACGACCTGCGCTTCCCCCGATTCCTCATCGAGGGCGACGAAGTCGGTGAAGGTCCCGCCCGTGTCGATACCGATGCGAATGGCCAATGCGCGCCTGCCTCAGATCACCCGATGTTGGGGCTCGTCGCCGAGCAGGATACGACGCACCTCGGCCACTGCCGCAAGTTCGCAGTCCAACGCCGCGGTTTCCGACTTCCAGGCAATGTGGGGCGTGACGATGAGGCTGGACTCGCGAAGGAGTGGATGGTCGAAGTCCGGCGGCTCGGTCTCGAACACGTCCAGACCAGCCCCGCCCAGGGCGCCAGAGGCCAGCGCACGCTGCAACGTATGGTGATCGATGATGCCGCCGCGAGACACGTTGATCAGCAGCGCGCCGCGGCGCATGCGAGCGAACTCCGGCGCGCCGAGCATCTCCCGCGTGTCGTCGGTGAGCGGCACGTGCACCGTGAGCGCATCCACCGACTGCAACAGATCATCGAGATCGCTCGCCACGCGCATCTCCGCACCCGACGGCGGCGTCAGCCGATCCGCCGGAAGGAAGGGGTCGAAGACCACCAGCCGCATGCCGAACCCGGCGGCCAGCGCCGCCGTTGCCCGGCCGATGCGCCCGTAGCCCAACACGCCAAGCGTCGAACCGCGCAGACGACGCGGTTGAAACGTGTCGTCGTAGGTCCGCCACAGGTGCCGCTCGCGCACGTCGGCATCCGAATCCGTGACACAGCGCGCCAGCGCCAGCAGCAGCGCGATGGCGTGCTCGGCGACTTCCGACGTGAATGCGTCGGGCGTATGCGCCACCACGACGCCGCGCTCCTTCGCCGCGATCAAGTCGACTTTCTCCGTGCCCACGCCGTACACCACGACGCCGCGCAGCTTCGGCGCGTGATCCAGCAGATCGCCATCCACCGGCGTCAGCTCGGTCAACATCACGTCAGCCTCCGCCACGGCGTCGTAAAGCTCGTCGCGGGGCGGCGCGCCCAGGAACACCATGTCCGCGATGTCGGCCAGCACCTCCACTTCGCGATCGTGATGCGGCAGCCCTGCGCCCGCGGAGACCACGCGAAACCGACGGCTCATCGCGGGACGTCAACCACTCGGCTGCCGAACACCTGCCTCACGCGCTGGCAAACCGCTTGGGGAAGTACTGCGCGCAGTTCTGCTCCAGCCACTCGACGGTCAGCTTCATCCACAGCTGCGGGTCGTATTGCGGCAGGCAGCACGTCTCGATGCAATGGGGCAGGTAGTCGGGGTCCGGCGCGTTTTGCTGCAGGATCTCCATGATCTCGAGAACCTCCACGCTGCCGTAGCCGACCGGTGCGTGGAAAAACTTCGGCTCGCCGGTCGTGGTGATGGACTGCACCCGCATGTCCTTCAGATGCGTCATCACGGTGTAGGGCGCGGCCATGTGGGCGGCATCGACCTGGTCTTCAACGACCGAGTAGCTGTTGGCGAAGTCGTAGTTGATCCGCAGCCACGGCGACGCGACGCCCTCCACCACCTGCACGATCTCGCTGATCCGGTAGTCCATGTGGTTCTCGAAGGCGAGGACGATGCCGCACTTCTCGGCGTCGACCACCAGTTTCGACAGGTTGTCGATCATGCGGTCGATTTGCACGCCGATTGGCGTCTCGGTGCTGAAGTGCCCGAACCGCAGCCCCCCGTTGGGCATGGGCTGACCGGGAGGGCCGGGCGGGTCGGCGTTGACCATGGCGCTGGTTCGCACGCCGCCGGCCTGCATCCACTCCAGGTGCATGGCGGCGCGCTCGTGAACCGGCGACCACTCGTCGCGGTCGACGGCCCAGGCGCCGTTGACGGAGCCAACCCACTCGATGCCGTTCTCGGCCAGCAGGCGACCATTAGCAGCGGCCGCCTCCTTGCCATCCAAGAGCGACGCCGCCGTATAGAGGTTGTCAAAACCCCACTCGCTGCAGCGTTCGATCCACCACTCCAGCGCCCCGTCCAGCTCCTCGGGCGGCTCGGTGGTGGTGCCATAGGGATATTCCAAGCCGCGAAAGCCGTACTCGGGTTGATCGATGCGCAACCCCGGGTAGGACACCCAGCGATAGGCCGCCTGTGAAAGGCCGAGTCTCATGTCAACGCTCCCTGGTCCACCGGCAATCGCGCGCCGCCCAAGTATGACCCAAATGCGCCCGGCGCACGCGCGCATTGCCTACCATGGCGATCACCCCGCCTGGGTCGGCGCCGCCGCACCGGAATAGAGGTCATACCGTGGAGCAACCGCGAGCCATCGTGCTGGGCACGGGCGTGATCGGGCGCGTGCACATCGACGCCCTGCGCCGCAACAACGTCGACATCGTGAGCGTGGTGGCGAGCAGCGAGTCGCGGAGCGTCGCCGCCGCGGCCGACTTCGGCGTCCCTCGCGGCGACCCGGACTTGACCACTGCGCTGCGCGAAACCAATCCGGATGTGGTTCACGTCTGCACGCCCGACACGTTGCACCTCGAACAGGCCAGCGAGGCGCTCGACGCGGGCGCGCACGTCGTGTGCGAGAAGCCTCTCACCACCGACGCCGGATCGGCCGGCGAGCTCTACCGGCGCGCGGCGGACTCGGGCCGCGTGCACGCCATCTGCTTCAACAATCGCTTCTACACGCTGGTGCAGGAGTTGGCCGCCCGCCGGCGGCTGGGCACGCTCGACCGCGTCATGCTCGTCCGGGCCTCAGTCGCCGACGACACGTTCTGGCTCGAAACCGATTGGGACTGGCGCCTGCTCCCCGAAATGGGCGGCCCCACCATCGTCACCTCGACCACCGGCAGCCACCTGCTCGATCTCACCAGCTTCGTCATCGGCAGCCGCGTCGTCGAAGTTTGCGCGGATTTCCTCACGGCGCACGATGTCCGCAAACGACCGCGCCCCGACGGGGGGATGGATGACTATCACGCGCCCGGCGAGGATGTCTCGAACCTGCTAGTCCACTGGGAAAACGGCGCCCGCGGCGTGCTCTCGTTGTCGCACGTGGCCGTGGGGCATCCCTACCGCATCCGCGTCGAGATCGACGCCACGGCCATGGGCGTGAGCTGGGACTCGGAGCGGCCAAACGAGCTCTGGCTCGGACACCGCACCGAGCCCAACGAGATCGTCCTGCCGGACCCGCGGCAAGCCACGGAAGAAGGCGGCCGGTTCATGGACAACCCCGGCGCCTACCGCGAGGGCTTCGGCGACACGTTCCGCCTGCTGTTCCGCGAGGTCTACCGCGCCGTCGCCGACGGCGGTCAGCCCGACGCGCCGACCTACCCGACGTTCCAGGACGGCTACGGCATCCAGATCGTGCACGACGCCGCCCTGCAGAGCTTCCAGGAACGCCGCTGGGTCGACGTCGACTGGTCGGCATTCGACGGAAGCTAGACCCGGACGGAGGCCCCTGCGCAACCGGCCCGTCATTCCCGCGAAGGCGGGAATCCACCCCTCATTGAACCTGGGGGCGCGCCGGACGCTCAGCGTCGGTAGGGGCCGGTTTCCAACCGGCCCGTCCGCGGGCGCCAATCGCCCGGCGGGCATCCACGCCATCCCGACGGGCGGGTCTCCGACCCGCCCCTACCGGAGTTTGCAGGGGACTCCGAAGACGGGAATTCAGCAGCCGCCCTACTCCGGCTCGAACAACGACTTGGGCGGCTCGCCCCGAAGCACCCGCGCGACCTCCGCCGCGGCCTCGCGGCGCAGGATGCGAATCGACGTCCGCGAATAAAAGCCGCTATGCGGCGTGATGATGACGTTGGGCGCCTCCCGCAGCGGTGAGTCCATCGGCAGCGGCTCTTCTTCCATCACGTCCAGGCCCGCGCCGGCGATCCGCCCGTCCTTGAGCGCCCGCGCCAGCGCGGCGTTGTCGACGACCGCCCCGCGGGCCGTGTTGATCAAGAACACGCTGGGCTTCATCAAGTCGATCTCGGCCTCACCGATCAGGTGGTGCGTCTGCGCCCGCAACGGCGTGTGCACCGACACGAAGTCGGATTGCCGCAAGAGATCGTCCAGCGGCACACGCTCGACTTGCGACGCCTCGAATGCGGAATCCGGCGCACGCGGCGAGTGCCCGATCGCCCGCAATCCAAAGGCCCGCGCCCGCGCCGCCACGGCCTGCGCCGTCTGCCCCAGTCCGATCAGCCCAAGCGTCTGCCCCTCGACGCGCTCCATCCGCTCGGGAACACCGCCGCTGGCGTCCCAGACTCCGGCGCGCACGTCGTCGTTGTAGACCACGATGTGGCGGGCCAGGGCTAGCAGAAAACCCATCGTGTGGTCCGCGACCTCGCCGACCTGGTAGTCGCGCACGTTGCAGACCACGATGCCCTTGGCCGTCGCCGCCGCCACGTCGATCGGGTCCATGCCGGTGCCGTAGCGCACGATCACCTTGCAGCGCTCCAGGGCATCCACGACGCGTGCCGTGATTGGCGCGTACTGTTCGAGCAAACCGTCGGCGTCGGCCACCTTCTCGATCAGCGCGTCTTCCGTGAAGCATTGCTCCACGACCAGCTCGGCGCCGATGGGATCGAGCTCGGCCTGCTCGATCACCGGCGGCATCTCGAAATCGCAGTCGGTGATCACGACCCGGAAGCGGGGCTCGGTCATTGGCGCCATCCAATCACGGGGCAGTCACCACGCCTGAGCGCGGACCAACGTCGCCTGGCTACAGAATGCCGTATTCCTTGAAGACCTCGCCCACGTCGCGACCGGTCGCCAGAATCTCGCGCACGTTGGATTCACCCCGTCCCTTGGCCTCGGCGCGGTCCAGCACTTCGGCCGCGGCCTCGCCCGGAACTACCACGACGCCCATGTCGTCGCCGACGATCACGTCGCCGTATTCAACCCGCGCCCCGGCGCAGTCGATGGGCTGGCCCCACTCGATGCCCTCGCAACGGCCCTCGGAGTCAACCGCACTTTGGCCGACCGCGAACACCGGAAAGTCGATCTCCTCGATCTCATGCACGTCGCGAGTCAAGCCGTCGATCACGCAGCCCACCGCGCCCCGCGTCTGCGCCGAGGTGCTCAGCAGGCCGCCCCACACGCCCGACTCGTAGTGGCCCGTCGTGGTGATGACCAGCACGTCGTTGGGCCGCATGGCGCGAAACGCCTCGAACAGCACCTCGTACGGTTCGTCCGGCGGCCGGTAGACCGCCGTCTGCAAAAGCGGCAGCGCCCGGCCCACGATGCGGGCGCCCGGATACATCGGGCGCACGTCGTGCCGCATGGCTTGCACCGGCACGCCCATGCGGTCGAGGCTGTCGGCGATCAGGGCGGAGTGCAGCGCCTGGAATCGCTGCCGCGTGGCATCGTCGAACTCGGGCGCCTGGCTCATTCCGCGGCTCCATTGGCAGTGCGGCGCTGGTCCGTTTCGACGAGCTCGGCGCGGCCAGCCGCCACGTTGACGGCCACACCGTACATTTCACGGGCATCCTCGGGTTCGAGCAGCAAATCCCGTACGTCTTCGAGCACCAGCGCCGGGTCACGCTCACGCGGATCGCCGTAGCCGCCTCCGCCGGGCGTGCGCAACAGGATCTGGTCGCCGATGTCAAGCACGACGTTCGAGAACTTTCCATCGGAGATGGTGTCGAACATCTCGCGAGCCGTCCGCCACTCGGTTTCCCCGGCGCGTCGGAAAAGCAGCGCCGTCGTGCCGCCCTCCGCCCCACCGTGCAATCCCCACGGCCGGTTGGACGTGCGGTTGAGATGCGCGCTCACGGTGATCGGCAAGAGGCAGGTCCAGGTGCGTTGCACGCCATGGCCGCCGCGATAGGCCCCCGCGCCCGCGCCGCCCTCGGCAATCGAGTACTCGTCCAATCGCACCGGGTAGCGCGTCTCCCACACTTCGCACGGCGCGTTGAGGCAGTTGCCGTTCTTCACGATCTGAGCGTCGTTGCCGTCGGCGTCGCGCCGGCCGCCCCAGCCCATGCCCTCGTGATGCAGGATGACGAAGGGTTCGCCCGTGTCGATGTTCGTGCCGTAGAACCCCAGCAGGCCGCAGGTGCCGCCGTCCGCCGCCGAGCTGCGATCGCTGGCCTGTGCGAAGGCGGCCAAAAGGATGTCCACCGTCGTGGGATAGGTATCGGAGTTCCCGCCCACGCACGAGCCGGGATAGTTCACATTCACGATTGACCCCGGCGGCGCCACGATGGCAATGGGCCGGTAGGCGCCGTGATTCCACGGAATGGCGTTGTCGATCATGTGGAAGATGCCGGCATAGGTCGCCGACGCCGTGGTGCCGAACGACTGGTTGATCGCCCCGGCCGCCTGCGGGTCCGACCCGGTGTAGTCGACGATCACCTCGTCGCCGCGGATCACCACCGTGGCCCGGATTTTCCAGGGACGATCGGGAATCACGCCGTCGTCCTCCAGGAAGCCCTCGGCGGTGTAGGCGCCATCCGGCAGCCGGTCGAGCGCCTGGCGCATCAGCACTTCCGACACATCCTTGATCTGGCCCGAAAGCTCGCGAAATCGCTCGACGCCAAGCTTCTCCACCAGGCCCACGATGCGGCGTTCGGCCAGGTAGGTCGAGCCCACCATCGCCATCAGGTCGCCGCGCGAGACCTTGGGCGTGCGCACGTTCGACGTGATGATGGCGAAGATATCTTCGACCGGCTCGTCGTCCTGGTAGATCTTGATCGGCGGCAGCCGCAGGCCCTCCTGGAAGATGTTGCGCGTGTCGCCAAAGGCCGCCGGCACCATGCCGCCGATATCCGTCATGTGCGCGATGTTGGCCGCGTAGGCCACCACCGCGCCCTCGTAGAAGCAGGGCTTCAACGTCATGAACTCGGGCAGGTGACAGCCGCCGCGATAGGGGTCGTTGTGGAGGATCACGTCGCCCGGGTGCATGTTGTCCGGCCCGACCTCTTTGATCGCCCACTCGACGGTGTGCACGATGGCGCCGATGTGCGCCGGGCAGAAGTCGCCCTGCGCGATCATCTCGCCCTGTGCGTCGAAGACGACGCACGAGAAGTCGCGCGCCTCGTTGAACATGGTCGAGTAGGAGGTGCGCAGCATGGCTACGCCCATCTCCTCGCAGATGCCCACCAGGCTGTTGCGTGTGACCTCCAGCTCCACCGGATCGTCGATGTGCAGGTCGGCGACGCTGCGTTTCGGATCGGTATCTCGGGCCATGCGACCACCGTGGGCTGGCGACGGGACACTCCCGCCACCTCGGTATCATAAGGTCCCCGCCGCGCCGCCACGCCGAGCCGGCGCCCCTGAAGCGAGGCCGCCAGATGCGAACCGCCCAAGAGGTGTTCGACCATCACTGGGACGCGATTATGGCCGGCGACATGGATCGCCTGCTTTCCGACTACGCCGACGACGCGCTGTTCGTGCGACCGGGTCAGGTGGCCCAGGGACACGCGGAGATCACCGCGTTCTTCGAAGACATCGGCGGCGCGCTGGACGGTTTCGCCGTCGAGCAGGTGTCCGTGACCACCGCCGAGCCGATCGTGGTGCTGGAATGGCAGGGCGGTCACGCCGACGGCCGCAGCGCGTCGGGCACCGACACCTTCATCATCGAAGACGACAAGATTCGGCACCAAACGCTCGTCTTCAGCGTGAGCTAGCTGCACTGGACGACGCCCAAGCAGTCATTACGGAGGTCCTAATCCCATGAAATCGGTCCAGATCGACTTTCTCGGCCACGCGTCGTTCCGCTTCACGGCCCCGACCGGCGAGGTCATCTACTTCGATCCCTGGCTCGACGACAACCCCGTCTGCTCGGAGGGCTTGGCCGACGTCGACCGCGCCGACGTGGTGTGCGTGTCGCACGGACACGTCGACCACCTCGGCGACGCCATCGCCATCGTCCAGAAGACCGGCGCCACCCTGATCGGCAGCCCGGAGGTGGCCGGCTACGCCGACACCCACGGCATCGGCTTCGACACCGACTCCTGCCCCCTCAACATCGGCGGCACCGCCAAGCTGGGCGGCGTGGCCTACACCATGGTGCGCGCCGACCACTCCACCGGCATGCACGGCCAGGCCTATCGCGAAGGCGCCGTATACGCGGAGCCCGACGGCAGCGTCTGCGGCTTCGTGCTGACCTTCGACGACGGGCCGGTGATCTACGACACCGCCGACACCGGCGTCTTCGGCGACATGGCGCTCATCAGCCAGCTCTACGCGCCCGACCTGGTGATCATGCCGGCCGGCGGCAAGTACACCATGGGTGTCAAGGAAGCGGCCATGGCCGCCGCGCTGACGCGCCCGCGCGCCGTCATCCCCTGCCACTACGACACGTTCCCCAACCAGGCGGCGGATATCGACGACCTGCGGCGGCGCATCGCGGACCTGACACCCCGTACGAGCGTCATCGAGCTCAAGCCGGGCGAGTCCGTCAGCTACCCGTAGCCCCACCGCAGTGAAGATCGCCAGCGTCCAAGCGGTCGCCCTCGATTTCGGTGAGCGGCGCGCCACGAGCAAGCCCCGCGCGTCGTGGACGGAGGACGCGCGCGTGGGCTCGCCCATGGCCCGCTATCCGCGCTACGCGGAGGTGCGATCGAGCTGGACGCCGAACTGGCCCGGCGTGGGCGTGGTCGTCACCGCCGAGGACGGCACACAGGGCCTGGGAATTGGCGCGCTCGGCCGGCCCATGGCCGCCCTGGTGGACGACTATCTCGGCCCGCGCATCGTCGGCGAGCCGGCGCTGGCGACGGAGCGCATCTACGACATGATGCTGCGGCTGTGCTCGCCCTTCGGCGCCACGGGACTGGCCTCGTACGCGGTGAGCGCCATCGATCTCGCGCTGTGGGACCTCAAGGGCAAGGTGCTGGATCGACCGGTCTACGAGCTGATGGGCGGCCCCGCGCGCGACGAAATCGTCTGCTACGCCACCGGGCCGCAGCACGAGTGGCACTTGGAGCTTGGGTTCACCGCCACCAAGCACCCCTGCCGCTACGGCCCGCCGGACGGCCTGGACGGCCTGCGCCACAACGTCGACGACATCGCCGCCCTGAGGGATCTCGTCGGCCCCGACGTCGAGCTGATGCTCGATTGCTGGATGTCCCTCGACGTGGAGTACGCCGTGCGCCTGATCGAGGAGCTGCGGCCGTTCAAGCTCAAGTGGATCGAGGAAGTGCTGCGGTCCGAGGACATGGACAGCCACGCCGCGCTGCGCGAGCGCGTGCCCTGGCAGACGCTCGCCACCGGCGAGCACTGGTATACCCCGACGCCGTTCCAGCACGCCGCCAGCCGCCGCCTGGTCGACATCCTGCAGCCCGACATCATGTGGGTGGGCGGCATCACGGCCCTGATGCGCATCTGCGCCATCGCCGACGCGGCCGGACTCGCGGTCATCCCCCACGCCGGCGTCAACGAGCCCTACGGCCAGCATGCCTGCTGCGCGCTGCCCGGCATTCCCTGGGGCGAGTATTTCGTCGCCTCCGGCCCCGGAACCGACCTCGCCGACGCCGTCTCGGTCCCCGGCGCGTCCCACCCCGTCAACGGCCGCCTGCGCCCCTCCGACGCCCCCGGATTCGGCATCGAAATCGACCTTGCGACGCTGCAACCCTACGGCTAGCCGTTCGGTTCCCTCTCCCTTGGGGAGAGGGTCAGGGTGAGGGGGTCCGTCACTCCCGCGAAGGCGGGAATCCACCCTTCGGCAATCCCGGGCACGCATGGGATTCGCACGGTCATCCTTCGCCTCACCGCGTCTTGCAAGAGACTCACATGGGAGAACGCGACGGTGAGCAGGTCCGGTGGCCCGCGCTGCGTGCAGCGTGGGACGGCCGCGGCTGAATCTCCCAGGCTGCGCGCAGCCTGGGCCACCGGGCAGGGCTGCACGTACAAGACCCATTTCCGAGGAGGGGCGCCCCGTGTAAGCGCCCTTCCTTTCGCCGTCCCGGCCCGCTGGTAGGC encodes the following:
- a CDS encoding metal-dependent hydrolase; its protein translation is MKSVQIDFLGHASFRFTAPTGEVIYFDPWLDDNPVCSEGLADVDRADVVCVSHGHVDHLGDAIAIVQKTGATLIGSPEVAGYADTHGIGFDTDSCPLNIGGTAKLGGVAYTMVRADHSTGMHGQAYREGAVYAEPDGSVCGFVLTFDDGPVIYDTADTGVFGDMALISQLYAPDLVIMPAGGKYTMGVKEAAMAAALTRPRAVIPCHYDTFPNQAADIDDLRRRIADLTPRTSVIELKPGESVSYP
- a CDS encoding hydantoinase B/oxoprolinase family protein translates to MARDTDPKRSVADLHIDDPVELEVTRNSLVGICEEMGVAMLRTSYSTMFNEARDFSCVVFDAQGEMIAQGDFCPAHIGAIVHTVEWAIKEVGPDNMHPGDVILHNDPYRGGCHLPEFMTLKPCFYEGAVVAYAANIAHMTDIGGMVPAAFGDTRNIFQEGLRLPPIKIYQDDEPVEDIFAIITSNVRTPKVSRGDLMAMVGSTYLAERRIVGLVEKLGVERFRELSGQIKDVSEVLMRQALDRLPDGAYTAEGFLEDDGVIPDRPWKIRATVVIRGDEVIVDYTGSDPQAAGAINQSFGTTASATYAGIFHMIDNAIPWNHGAYRPIAIVAPPGSIVNVNYPGSCVGGNSDTYPTTVDILLAAFAQASDRSSAADGGTCGLLGFYGTNIDTGEPFVILHHEGMGWGGRRDADGNDAQIVKNGNCLNAPCEVWETRYPVRLDEYSIAEGGAGAGAYRGGHGVQRTWTCLLPITVSAHLNRTSNRPWGLHGGAEGGTTALLFRRAGETEWRTAREMFDTISDGKFSNVVLDIGDQILLRTPGGGGYGDPRERDPALVLEDVRDLLLEPEDAREMYGVAVNVAAGRAELVETDQRRTANGAAE
- a CDS encoding C-terminal binding protein, which encodes MTEPRFRVVITDCDFEMPPVIEQAELDPIGAELVVEQCFTEDALIEKVADADGLLEQYAPITARVVDALERCKVIVRYGTGMDPIDVAAATAKGIVVCNVRDYQVGEVADHTMGFLLALARHIVVYNDDVRAGVWDASGGVPERMERVEGQTLGLIGLGQTAQAVAARARAFGLRAIGHSPRAPDSAFEASQVERVPLDDLLRQSDFVSVHTPLRAQTHHLIGEAEIDLMKPSVFLINTARGAVVDNAALARALKDGRIAGAGLDVMEEEPLPMDSPLREAPNVIITPHSGFYSRTSIRILRREAAAEVARVLRGEPPKSLFEPE
- a CDS encoding L-rhamnonate dehydratase (catalyzes the formation of 2-keto-3-deoxy-L-rhamnonate from L-rhamnonate) — translated: MKIASVQAVALDFGERRATSKPRASWTEDARVGSPMARYPRYAEVRSSWTPNWPGVGVVVTAEDGTQGLGIGALGRPMAALVDDYLGPRIVGEPALATERIYDMMLRLCSPFGATGLASYAVSAIDLALWDLKGKVLDRPVYELMGGPARDEIVCYATGPQHEWHLELGFTATKHPCRYGPPDGLDGLRHNVDDIAALRDLVGPDVELMLDCWMSLDVEYAVRLIEELRPFKLKWIEEVLRSEDMDSHAALRERVPWQTLATGEHWYTPTPFQHAASRRLVDILQPDIMWVGGITALMRICAIADAAGLAVIPHAGVNEPYGQHACCALPGIPWGEYFVASGPGTDLADAVSVPGASHPVNGRLRPSDAPGFGIEIDLATLQPYG
- a CDS encoding Gfo/Idh/MocA family oxidoreductase, producing MEQPRAIVLGTGVIGRVHIDALRRNNVDIVSVVASSESRSVAAAADFGVPRGDPDLTTALRETNPDVVHVCTPDTLHLEQASEALDAGAHVVCEKPLTTDAGSAGELYRRAADSGRVHAICFNNRFYTLVQELAARRRLGTLDRVMLVRASVADDTFWLETDWDWRLLPEMGGPTIVTSTTGSHLLDLTSFVIGSRVVEVCADFLTAHDVRKRPRPDGGMDDYHAPGEDVSNLLVHWENGARGVLSLSHVAVGHPYRIRVEIDATAMGVSWDSERPNELWLGHRTEPNEIVLPDPRQATEEGGRFMDNPGAYREGFGDTFRLLFREVYRAVADGGQPDAPTYPTFQDGYGIQIVHDAALQSFQERRWVDVDWSAFDGS
- a CDS encoding RraA family protein, which codes for MSQAPEFDDATRQRFQALHSALIADSLDRMGVPVQAMRHDVRPMYPGARIVGRALPLLQTAVYRPPDEPYEVLFEAFRAMRPNDVLVITTTGHYESGVWGGLLSTSAQTRGAVGCVIDGLTRDVHEIEEIDFPVFAVGQSAVDSEGRCEGIEWGQPIDCAGARVEYGDVIVGDDMGVVVVPGEAAAEVLDRAEAKGRGESNVREILATGRDVGEVFKEYGIL
- a CDS encoding TIM barrel protein, with amino-acid sequence MRLGLSQAAYRWVSYPGLRIDQPEYGFRGLEYPYGTTTEPPEELDGALEWWIERCSEWGFDNLYTAASLLDGKEAAAANGRLLAENGIEWVGSVNGAWAVDRDEWSPVHERAAMHLEWMQAGGVRTSAMVNADPPGPPGQPMPNGGLRFGHFSTETPIGVQIDRMIDNLSKLVVDAEKCGIVLAFENHMDYRISEIVQVVEGVASPWLRINYDFANSYSVVEDQVDAAHMAAPYTVMTHLKDMRVQSITTTGEPKFFHAPVGYGSVEVLEIMEILQQNAPDPDYLPHCIETCCLPQYDPQLWMKLTVEWLEQNCAQYFPKRFASA
- a CDS encoding C-terminal binding protein — translated: MSRRFRVVSAGAGLPHHDREVEVLADIADMVFLGAPPRDELYDAVAEADVMLTELTPVDGDLLDHAPKLRGVVVYGVGTEKVDLIAAKERGVVVAHTPDAFTSEVAEHAIALLLALARCVTDSDADVRERHLWRTYDDTFQPRRLRGSTLGVLGYGRIGRATAALAAGFGMRLVVFDPFLPADRLTPPSGAEMRVASDLDDLLQSVDALTVHVPLTDDTREMLGAPEFARMRRGALLINVSRGGIIDHHTLQRALASGALGGAGLDVFETEPPDFDHPLLRESSLIVTPHIAWKSETAALDCELAAVAEVRRILLGDEPQHRVI
- a CDS encoding nuclear transport factor 2 family protein; amino-acid sequence: MRTAQEVFDHHWDAIMAGDMDRLLSDYADDALFVRPGQVAQGHAEITAFFEDIGGALDGFAVEQVSVTTAEPIVVLEWQGGHADGRSASGTDTFIIEDDKIRHQTLVFSVS